A single window of Drosophila suzukii chromosome 3, CBGP_Dsuzu_IsoJpt1.0, whole genome shotgun sequence DNA harbors:
- the LOC108004816 gene encoding ATP synthase subunit C lysine N-methyltransferase, with translation MEILNEDATKTVSRTPKSGMSLGGKILIAATGGVGIGLSIVCASFVAPAFRRICLPYVPATSEQIQNVLSFLPKNAAGKLLDIGSGDGRIVVAAAQHHKALKTDGVELNPWLVYYSRLAALRNGVSKQTRFFRRDLWKFDIKDYDFVVIFGVEQMMQDLEHKLIAECPHNTKIIACRFPLPNLQHVKIIEDGVNTVWFYDLNKS, from the exons ATGGAAATTCTGAATGAAGATGCAACGAAAACAGTGTCTAGGACTCCAAAAAGTGGAATGTCCTTGGGCGGGAAAATCCTGATAGCGGCCACGGGAGGAGTGGGCATCGGCCTGTCGATTGTATGCGCCTCTTTTGTGGCTCCGGCATTCCGAAGGATTTGCCTGCCGTATGTGCCAGCTACCAGCGAACAAATACAGAATGTCCTGAGCTTCCTGCCCAAGAACGCGGCCGGAAAACTGCTGGACATCGGATCCGGAGACGGACGCATCGTGGTGG CGGCGGCCCAGCACCATAAAGCTTTAAAAACAGACGGCGTGGAGCTAAATCCATGGCTGGTCTACTACTCCCGCCTGGCTGCCCTGCGCAACGGGGTTTCCAAGCAGACGAGGTTCTTCCGCCGGGATCTCTGGAAGTTTGATATCAAAGACTACGATTTCGTGGTCATCTTCGGCGTAGAGCAGATGATGCAGGACTTGGAGCACAAGCTGATCGCCGAGTGCCCCCACAACACCAAGATCATCGCCTGCCGATTCCCCCTGCCCAACCTGCAGCACGTGAAGATCATCGAGGATGGGGTGAACACCGTGTGGTTCTACGACCTCAACAAAAGCTAG
- the Nelf-A gene encoding negative elongation factor A isoform X1, whose translation MANVRDSDTSLWLHNKLGTSNDSWINGSICSQLNKEVLRNIKECFPDLQTQVKLKLLLSFLHIPRRLVEEWKAELEEVIEVAGLDSELWVSMLAETMKTFPATSSLNTEISDYEDTRPIFTDMVNDLRKLVTKHSDLGMLPLECQYLNKNALISVVGQQPAPVKHFTLKRKPKSAQLRTELLHKSADAQSSLKKASAPTIPLRSRGMPRKMTDTTPLKGIPSRMPTTGFRSATVPGNTAQRPNLSRTPAGRKDGGIKLIEFTEQPLGYAAAKKRKREQQLEEQQKKQEQKQQQAAAAAAAAATAAATNAGDSSPTDAATASGGETPVTPTSANNSFEIKMEPQLNQSAGSLEEQPDDDLAGKTPMECDPETPEYATATLDFAQATTTSVADAQPGKPAAEVKLKTPRTPKSAAKLNNNNNSFNHTPKRIKQEIEIKSEEIIVPASIKLEKIESSPSTQGQQQRVIIQQQPPSLVQRTPHLLIRSSPQKRPNNGATTSTGTTTTVGNTTIKMEKLDIKPMLRATGVTPSTSAGTTTTLLTPQQLRQAANPLANLPNNISVKITSAKAKAAAAAAAAPSGSQAQTQPQTVQVQQAPQQSQPPLLINSSTPVILASSPSAQRAKALAMPSSSTTPTTTTTIPSQAIKTMPLSQLKTATNSGPVIISQTIIQPAKRAQQQAGTSSAAAASQQQQQQQQQQQQQQQQQLLHQQIQQQTQQQTQLPQQPQQQQTQYILATPQQQPQQIQQQQQTLLPTLTSFSHSRPLPQTTTLYQATTPGGNGQTPTKILLKTSGTSSVVMTPLRQAQPQQATTVVSSNPPPLVATSAAVVSPGQSNTLNIQNVQLPNRPVTIQPASQAAQQQHMQAQMQQQQPHPQHTIVANTTATQQPKLSQVLMQPAGAVAGGVSALNVSPTSGKNKTIILTQKGVILRNIGGDMYQQIPISNVGNLQGLGGTTLMTTTAGPPSLVKTTPSTGVQLQQQQPGKQILPTLIPTSSLGGQHVIVQQQQPTNVIGNSQQQTIIRPVMTNVGGGLTTLPQGLTLIQRPGQQPQLVQVQAAPGSTQRTIITQSSTAAAASQQQPRQQQQQILVQHKPAPTLQQRLVTSTTSGGQGQPGNPNAGIARTVQVQVQAQQQPQQQQAAQQQSQQAPQRRGLSLSNEHVHKAHEMFRKANRVSRPDKALILGFMAGLRENPRPNTENVLVIKLGETEEKVQQEDGNTALCLVESHIRLDYNTGEWKTFQNYRLQDQSAAS comes from the exons ATGGCGAACGTAAGGGACAGCGACACATCACTGTGGCTGCATAATAAACTGGGCACCTCGAACGACTCGTGGATAAACGGCTCGATCTGCTCGCAGCTGAACAAGGAGGTGCTGCGCAACATCAAGGAGTGCTTCCCGGACCTGCAGACCCAGGTCAAGTTGAAGCTCCTCCTCAGCTTCCTTCACATTCCGCGCCGTCTGGTGGAGGAG TGGAAGGCAGAGCTCGAGGAGGTAATCGAGGTGGCCGGTTTGGACTCAGAACTATGGGTTTCCATGCTGGCGGAGACGATGAAGACCTTCCCGGCCACCAGCTCGCTGAACACAGAGATCTCCGACTACGAGGACACGCGTCCCATCTTCACAGATATGGTCAACGACCTGCGCAAGTTGGTCACCAAGCACTCGGACCTAGGCATGCTGCCCCTGGAGTGCCAGTACCTAAACAAGAACGCGTTGATCTCAGTG GTTGGCCAGCAGCCCGCTCCCGTCAAGCATTTCACGCTGAAGCGCAAGCCCAAGAGCGCCCAGCTGCGCACCGAGCTGCTGCACAAGTCCGCGGATGCCCAGTCCTCGCTGAAAAAGGCCTCGGCGCCCACGATTCCGTTGCGATCGCGTGGCATGCCCCGCAAGATGACGGACACAACTCCGCTCAAGGGAATCCCATCGCGCATGCCCACCACGGGATTCCGATCTGCCACAGTGCCGGGAAACACAGCCCAGCGCCCCAATCTCAGTCGCACGCCCGCTGGACGCAAGGATGGCGGCATCAAGCTAATCGAGTTCACCGAACAGCCGCTGGGCTACGCCGCGGCCAAGAAGCGGAAGCGCGAGCAGCAACTGGAGGAGCAACAGAAAAAGCAGGAACAGAAGCAGCAAcaggcggcggcggcagcagcagcggcggccACGGCAGCGGCCACCAATGCTGGCGACAGCTCGCCAACGGACGCGGCCACGGCCAGTGGAGGAGAGACGCCCGTCACGCCCACGTCGGCTAACAATAGTTTCGAAATCAAAATGGAACCACAACTCAACCAGAGCGCTGGAAGCCTGGAAGAGCAGCCAGATGACGATTTGGCTGGCAAAACGCCTATGGAATGCGATCCCGAGACGCCGGAGTACGCCACAGCCACGCTGGACTTTGCCCAGGCCACCACAACGTCTGTGGCGGATGCTCAACCAGGAAAACCCGCAGCCGAGGTCAAGTTGAAGACGCCGCGTACCCCGAAATCAGCGGCCAAGttgaacaacaacaacaacagcttcAATCACACCCCAAAACGAATCAAGCAGGAGATCGAAATCAAGAGCGAGGAGATTATAGTTCCCGCCAGCATCAAGCTGGAAAAGATCGAGTCTTCGCCGTCGACGCAGGGGCAGCAGCAACGCGTCATCATCCAGCAGCAGCCGCCTAGCTTGGTGCAACGCACCCCGCACCTGCTCATCCGCAGTTCGCCACAGAAGCGGCCAAACAACGGAGCCACCACGAGCACAGGCACAACTACCACGGTGGGCAATACCACCATCAAGATGGAGAAGCTGGACATTAAACCCATGTTGCGAGCCACCGGCGTCACGCCCTCGACGAGTGCAGGCACTACGACGACTCTGCTCACCCCGCAGCAACTGCGTCAGGCGGCCAATCCGCTGGCAAACCTGCCCAACAACATCTCCGTGAAGATAACCTCTGCCAAGGCGAAAGCAGCGGCTGCCGCAGCGGCAGCTCCCAGTGGCAGCCAGGCCCAGACACAGCCGCAAACTGTGCAGGTTCAGCAGGCGCCGCAGCAGTCGCAGCCCCCGCTTTTGATCAACAGCTCCACGCCCGTGATCCTTGCATCCTCGCCCAGCGCTCAAAGAGCG AAGGCTTTGGCCATGCCCAGCAGCAGTACTACCCCCACCACTACCACGACGATACCGTCACAAGCCATAAAGACGATGCCGCTGAGCCAGCTGAAAACGGCTACCAACAGCGGACCGGTGATCATATCGCAGACTATAATCCAGCCGGCGAAGCGAGCGCAACAACAGGCTGGAACCTCGAGTGCCGCGGCCGCTtctcaacagcagcagcagcaacagcagcaacaacaacaacagcagcagcagcaactgctgCACCAGCAAATCCAGCAGCAGACCCAACAGCAGACTCAGTTGCCacagcagccgcagcagcaacagacgCAGTACATTCTGGCCACGCCTCAGCAGCAACCGCAACAgattcagcagcagcagcaaaccCTGTTGCCAACGCTTACCTCGTTCTCACACAGTCGTCCTCTGCCGCAGACTACGACGCTTTACCAGGCCACCACTCCTGGCGGAAATGGCCAGACACCTACCAAGATACTGCTCAAAACCTCGGGCACATCAAGTGTGGTGATGACGCCTCTGCGCCAGGCTCAGCCGCAGCAGGCCACCACTGTGGTGTCCTCGAATCCACCACCTCTGGTGGCCACCTCGGCAGCAGTGGTTTCCCCCGGTCAGTCAAACACGCTGAACATTCAGAACGTGCAGCTTCCCAATCGGCCAGTGACCATTCAACCTGCCTCTCAGGCcgcgcagcagcagcatatGCAGGCCCagatgcagcagcaacaacccCATCCGCAGCATACGATCGTGGCCAACACGACGGCAACGCAGCAGCCCAAGCTGTCGCAGGTTCTGATGCAGCCAGCCGGAGCTGTGGCTGGTGGAGTGTCTGCTTTGAACGTGTCCCCCACGTCCGGCAAGAACAAGACCATCATACTCACCCAGAAGGGCGTTATACTGCGCAACATTGGTGGCGACATGTACCAGCAAATACCCATCAGCAATGTGGGCAACCTGCAGGGGCTCGGCGGCACCACGCTAATGACCACCACGGCTGGACCGCCGAGTCTGGTGAAGACAACACCCTCGACTGGAGTGCaattgcagcagcaacagcctGGAAAGCAGATTCTGCCGACTCTCATACCAACCAGTTCCCTTGGTGGACAACATGTCAttgtgcagcagcagcaacccACCAATGTGATTGGCAAT TCCCAGCAGCAGACCATCATTCGGCCTGTGATGACCAACGTGGGCGGAGGCTTGACCACGCTGCCGCAGGGCCTGACGCTGATACAACGGCCGGGCCAACAGCCGCAGCTGGTGCAGGTGCAGGCGGCGCCGGGCAGCACGCAGCGCACGATTATTACCCAATCGAGCacggcggcggcggcgtcGCAACAGCAGCCgcgccagcagcagcaacagattCTGGTCCAACACAAGCCGGCTCCGACCCTGCAGCAGCGTTTGGTCACCTCCACCACCAGCGGTGGCCAGGGTCAGCCGGGCAATCCGAATGCAGGGATCGCTCGCACCGTCCAGGTCCAGGTGCAGGCCCAGCAGCAGCCACAGCAACAGCAGGCTGCGCAACAGCAATCGCAGCAGGCACCGCAGCGACGTGGTCTCTCGCTATCG AACGAGCACGTGCACAAGGCGCATGAAATGTTCCGCAAGGCGAATCGCGTCTCGCGACCGGACAAAGCCCTTATCCTCGGCTTTATGGCGGGACTGCGGGAGAATCCGCGCCCGAATACCGAAAATGTGCTGGTCATAAAATTGGGCGAAACAGAG GAAAAAGTACAACAGGAGGACGGCAACACGGCACTATGTCTGGTGGAGTCGCACATCCGGCTGGACTACAACACCGGCGAGTGGAAGACATTCCAGAACTACAGGCTACAGGATCAGAGTGCAGCCTCATAG
- the Nelf-A gene encoding negative elongation factor A isoform X2: protein MANVRDSDTSLWLHNKLGTSNDSWINGSICSQLNKEVLRNIKECFPDLQTQVKLKLLLSFLHIPRRLVEEWKAELEEVIEVAGLDSELWVSMLAETMKTFPATSSLNTEISDYEDTRPIFTDMVNDLRKLVTKHSDLGMLPLECQYLNKNALISVVGQQPAPVKHFTLKRKPKSAQLRTELLHKSADAQSSLKKASAPTIPLRSRGMPRKMTDTTPLKGIPSRMPTTGFRSATVPGNTAQRPNLSRTPAGRKDGGIKLIEFTEQPLGYAAAKKRKREQQLEEQQKKQEQKQQQAAAAAAAAATAAATNAGDSSPTDAATASGGETPVTPTSANNSFEIKMEPQLNQSAGSLEEQPDDDLAGKTPMECDPETPEYATATLDFAQATTTSVADAQPGKPAAEVKLKTPRTPKSAAKLNNNNNSFNHTPKRIKQEIEIKSEEIIVPASIKLEKIESSPSTQGQQQRVIIQQQPPSLVQRTPHLLIRSSPQKRPNNGATTSTGTTTTVGNTTIKMEKLDIKPMLRATGVTPSTSAGTTTTLLTPQQLRQAANPLANLPNNISVKITSAKAKAAAAAAAAPSGSQAQTQPQTVQVQQAPQQSQPPLLINSSTPVILASSPSAQRAALAMPSSSTTPTTTTTIPSQAIKTMPLSQLKTATNSGPVIISQTIIQPAKRAQQQAGTSSAAAASQQQQQQQQQQQQQQQQQLLHQQIQQQTQQQTQLPQQPQQQQTQYILATPQQQPQQIQQQQQTLLPTLTSFSHSRPLPQTTTLYQATTPGGNGQTPTKILLKTSGTSSVVMTPLRQAQPQQATTVVSSNPPPLVATSAAVVSPGQSNTLNIQNVQLPNRPVTIQPASQAAQQQHMQAQMQQQQPHPQHTIVANTTATQQPKLSQVLMQPAGAVAGGVSALNVSPTSGKNKTIILTQKGVILRNIGGDMYQQIPISNVGNLQGLGGTTLMTTTAGPPSLVKTTPSTGVQLQQQQPGKQILPTLIPTSSLGGQHVIVQQQQPTNVIGNSQQQTIIRPVMTNVGGGLTTLPQGLTLIQRPGQQPQLVQVQAAPGSTQRTIITQSSTAAAASQQQPRQQQQQILVQHKPAPTLQQRLVTSTTSGGQGQPGNPNAGIARTVQVQVQAQQQPQQQQAAQQQSQQAPQRRGLSLSNEHVHKAHEMFRKANRVSRPDKALILGFMAGLRENPRPNTENVLVIKLGETEEKVQQEDGNTALCLVESHIRLDYNTGEWKTFQNYRLQDQSAAS from the exons ATGGCGAACGTAAGGGACAGCGACACATCACTGTGGCTGCATAATAAACTGGGCACCTCGAACGACTCGTGGATAAACGGCTCGATCTGCTCGCAGCTGAACAAGGAGGTGCTGCGCAACATCAAGGAGTGCTTCCCGGACCTGCAGACCCAGGTCAAGTTGAAGCTCCTCCTCAGCTTCCTTCACATTCCGCGCCGTCTGGTGGAGGAG TGGAAGGCAGAGCTCGAGGAGGTAATCGAGGTGGCCGGTTTGGACTCAGAACTATGGGTTTCCATGCTGGCGGAGACGATGAAGACCTTCCCGGCCACCAGCTCGCTGAACACAGAGATCTCCGACTACGAGGACACGCGTCCCATCTTCACAGATATGGTCAACGACCTGCGCAAGTTGGTCACCAAGCACTCGGACCTAGGCATGCTGCCCCTGGAGTGCCAGTACCTAAACAAGAACGCGTTGATCTCAGTG GTTGGCCAGCAGCCCGCTCCCGTCAAGCATTTCACGCTGAAGCGCAAGCCCAAGAGCGCCCAGCTGCGCACCGAGCTGCTGCACAAGTCCGCGGATGCCCAGTCCTCGCTGAAAAAGGCCTCGGCGCCCACGATTCCGTTGCGATCGCGTGGCATGCCCCGCAAGATGACGGACACAACTCCGCTCAAGGGAATCCCATCGCGCATGCCCACCACGGGATTCCGATCTGCCACAGTGCCGGGAAACACAGCCCAGCGCCCCAATCTCAGTCGCACGCCCGCTGGACGCAAGGATGGCGGCATCAAGCTAATCGAGTTCACCGAACAGCCGCTGGGCTACGCCGCGGCCAAGAAGCGGAAGCGCGAGCAGCAACTGGAGGAGCAACAGAAAAAGCAGGAACAGAAGCAGCAAcaggcggcggcggcagcagcagcggcggccACGGCAGCGGCCACCAATGCTGGCGACAGCTCGCCAACGGACGCGGCCACGGCCAGTGGAGGAGAGACGCCCGTCACGCCCACGTCGGCTAACAATAGTTTCGAAATCAAAATGGAACCACAACTCAACCAGAGCGCTGGAAGCCTGGAAGAGCAGCCAGATGACGATTTGGCTGGCAAAACGCCTATGGAATGCGATCCCGAGACGCCGGAGTACGCCACAGCCACGCTGGACTTTGCCCAGGCCACCACAACGTCTGTGGCGGATGCTCAACCAGGAAAACCCGCAGCCGAGGTCAAGTTGAAGACGCCGCGTACCCCGAAATCAGCGGCCAAGttgaacaacaacaacaacagcttcAATCACACCCCAAAACGAATCAAGCAGGAGATCGAAATCAAGAGCGAGGAGATTATAGTTCCCGCCAGCATCAAGCTGGAAAAGATCGAGTCTTCGCCGTCGACGCAGGGGCAGCAGCAACGCGTCATCATCCAGCAGCAGCCGCCTAGCTTGGTGCAACGCACCCCGCACCTGCTCATCCGCAGTTCGCCACAGAAGCGGCCAAACAACGGAGCCACCACGAGCACAGGCACAACTACCACGGTGGGCAATACCACCATCAAGATGGAGAAGCTGGACATTAAACCCATGTTGCGAGCCACCGGCGTCACGCCCTCGACGAGTGCAGGCACTACGACGACTCTGCTCACCCCGCAGCAACTGCGTCAGGCGGCCAATCCGCTGGCAAACCTGCCCAACAACATCTCCGTGAAGATAACCTCTGCCAAGGCGAAAGCAGCGGCTGCCGCAGCGGCAGCTCCCAGTGGCAGCCAGGCCCAGACACAGCCGCAAACTGTGCAGGTTCAGCAGGCGCCGCAGCAGTCGCAGCCCCCGCTTTTGATCAACAGCTCCACGCCCGTGATCCTTGCATCCTCGCCCAGCGCTCAAAGAGCG GCTTTGGCCATGCCCAGCAGCAGTACTACCCCCACCACTACCACGACGATACCGTCACAAGCCATAAAGACGATGCCGCTGAGCCAGCTGAAAACGGCTACCAACAGCGGACCGGTGATCATATCGCAGACTATAATCCAGCCGGCGAAGCGAGCGCAACAACAGGCTGGAACCTCGAGTGCCGCGGCCGCTtctcaacagcagcagcagcaacagcagcaacaacaacaacagcagcagcagcaactgctgCACCAGCAAATCCAGCAGCAGACCCAACAGCAGACTCAGTTGCCacagcagccgcagcagcaacagacgCAGTACATTCTGGCCACGCCTCAGCAGCAACCGCAACAgattcagcagcagcagcaaaccCTGTTGCCAACGCTTACCTCGTTCTCACACAGTCGTCCTCTGCCGCAGACTACGACGCTTTACCAGGCCACCACTCCTGGCGGAAATGGCCAGACACCTACCAAGATACTGCTCAAAACCTCGGGCACATCAAGTGTGGTGATGACGCCTCTGCGCCAGGCTCAGCCGCAGCAGGCCACCACTGTGGTGTCCTCGAATCCACCACCTCTGGTGGCCACCTCGGCAGCAGTGGTTTCCCCCGGTCAGTCAAACACGCTGAACATTCAGAACGTGCAGCTTCCCAATCGGCCAGTGACCATTCAACCTGCCTCTCAGGCcgcgcagcagcagcatatGCAGGCCCagatgcagcagcaacaacccCATCCGCAGCATACGATCGTGGCCAACACGACGGCAACGCAGCAGCCCAAGCTGTCGCAGGTTCTGATGCAGCCAGCCGGAGCTGTGGCTGGTGGAGTGTCTGCTTTGAACGTGTCCCCCACGTCCGGCAAGAACAAGACCATCATACTCACCCAGAAGGGCGTTATACTGCGCAACATTGGTGGCGACATGTACCAGCAAATACCCATCAGCAATGTGGGCAACCTGCAGGGGCTCGGCGGCACCACGCTAATGACCACCACGGCTGGACCGCCGAGTCTGGTGAAGACAACACCCTCGACTGGAGTGCaattgcagcagcaacagcctGGAAAGCAGATTCTGCCGACTCTCATACCAACCAGTTCCCTTGGTGGACAACATGTCAttgtgcagcagcagcaacccACCAATGTGATTGGCAAT TCCCAGCAGCAGACCATCATTCGGCCTGTGATGACCAACGTGGGCGGAGGCTTGACCACGCTGCCGCAGGGCCTGACGCTGATACAACGGCCGGGCCAACAGCCGCAGCTGGTGCAGGTGCAGGCGGCGCCGGGCAGCACGCAGCGCACGATTATTACCCAATCGAGCacggcggcggcggcgtcGCAACAGCAGCCgcgccagcagcagcaacagattCTGGTCCAACACAAGCCGGCTCCGACCCTGCAGCAGCGTTTGGTCACCTCCACCACCAGCGGTGGCCAGGGTCAGCCGGGCAATCCGAATGCAGGGATCGCTCGCACCGTCCAGGTCCAGGTGCAGGCCCAGCAGCAGCCACAGCAACAGCAGGCTGCGCAACAGCAATCGCAGCAGGCACCGCAGCGACGTGGTCTCTCGCTATCG AACGAGCACGTGCACAAGGCGCATGAAATGTTCCGCAAGGCGAATCGCGTCTCGCGACCGGACAAAGCCCTTATCCTCGGCTTTATGGCGGGACTGCGGGAGAATCCGCGCCCGAATACCGAAAATGTGCTGGTCATAAAATTGGGCGAAACAGAG GAAAAAGTACAACAGGAGGACGGCAACACGGCACTATGTCTGGTGGAGTCGCACATCCGGCTGGACTACAACACCGGCGAGTGGAAGACATTCCAGAACTACAGGCTACAGGATCAGAGTGCAGCCTCATAG